Proteins encoded within one genomic window of Leptospira stimsonii:
- the tatC gene encoding twin-arginine translocase subunit TatC, translating to MAGTKKKPKPTSLPQPERSTESLVRDREKFMTLGDHLEELRMVLIRSLLVVAVIMGISLFFGEEIHRILAQPYKNVLGPQATFYQIKLMAPFMIYLKSSFMISILLGLPFVLFFLWGFVSPALDPKTDRYGKFLIFFSTLLFWFGVWLCWTEAFENLLRIFLVNFRPPDIESRLPIDEYYEIFFNIHLIFGLSFQLPIVLILLGSLGIIRASFLISRWREAIIGLAVAAAVLSPGPDLISMLFLFVPLTILFAVSIVLMKVIERE from the coding sequence ATGGCCGGAACTAAAAAAAAGCCCAAACCAACTTCCCTTCCCCAGCCGGAACGTTCGACCGAGTCCCTCGTTCGAGATCGAGAAAAGTTTATGACTTTGGGAGATCATCTGGAAGAACTCCGGATGGTTCTCATTCGATCTCTGCTCGTGGTCGCCGTCATCATGGGAATCTCCCTTTTTTTCGGGGAAGAGATTCATAGGATTTTAGCCCAACCGTACAAGAACGTTCTCGGTCCTCAGGCGACGTTTTATCAGATCAAGCTGATGGCTCCCTTTATGATCTATCTGAAGAGTTCTTTTATGATCTCGATTCTTTTGGGACTTCCGTTTGTTCTCTTTTTTCTCTGGGGTTTTGTTTCTCCGGCGCTCGATCCCAAAACGGATCGATACGGAAAATTTTTAATCTTTTTTAGCACTCTTCTTTTTTGGTTCGGGGTTTGGCTTTGTTGGACCGAAGCGTTTGAGAATCTATTAAGAATCTTTCTCGTCAACTTTCGACCGCCCGATATCGAATCCAGACTTCCGATCGACGAATACTACGAAATTTTTTTCAACATTCATCTGATTTTCGGTTTATCTTTTCAGCTTCCTATTGTACTCATTCTTCTTGGAAGTTTGGGAATCATTCGGGCTTCGTTTCTGATTTCCAGATGGAGAGAAGCGATCATCGGTCTCGCCGTAGCGGCCGCGGTTCTTTCCCCGGGACCGGATTTGATTTCTATGTTGTTCTTATTTGTTCCTTTGACCATTTTGTTTGCCGTTTCAATCGTGCTGATGAAGGTGATAGAGAGAGAATAA
- a CDS encoding Sec-independent protein translocase subunit TatA/TatB has product MLAPLAVFGSLGWTEILLILFIALLLFGGKRLPSLAKDLGDGIRSFRKSLTGESDEPSQQISQEQAPKEEVQAKASKAKKSKSA; this is encoded by the coding sequence ATGCTTGCACCACTTGCAGTCTTCGGATCACTCGGATGGACTGAAATTCTTCTGATTCTATTTATCGCACTCTTGCTCTTCGGAGGAAAAAGACTCCCTTCTCTTGCAAAAGATTTAGGAGACGGAATCAGATCCTTTCGCAAATCCTTGACGGGAGAATCGGACGAACCTTCCCAGCAGATCAGCCAAGAACAAGCTCCGAAAGAAGAAGTTCAGGCCAAAGCCTCCAAAGCCAAAAAATCTAAATCTGCCTGA
- the trxA gene encoding thioredoxin, translating into MALAEVNDSNFKTETSGGLVLVDCWAEWCGPCRMVGPVLEELSGELSGVVKIKKLNVDDNQDTAQSLGISSIPTLLLYKDGQLVDKVIGALPKAQIKNFIERHK; encoded by the coding sequence ATGGCATTGGCAGAAGTCAACGATTCAAATTTTAAGACGGAAACATCCGGAGGGCTCGTCCTCGTGGATTGTTGGGCAGAATGGTGTGGCCCTTGTAGAATGGTCGGACCCGTATTGGAAGAACTTTCAGGAGAACTATCCGGTGTGGTGAAGATTAAAAAACTCAACGTAGACGATAATCAAGATACGGCTCAGAGCTTAGGAATTTCTTCTATCCCGACGTTGCTTCTTTATAAAGACGGACAACTTGTGGACAAAGTGATCGGAGCTCTCCCAAAAGCGCAAATTAAGAATTTTATCGAAAGACACAAATAA
- a CDS encoding cAMP/cGMP-dependent 3',5'-cyclic-AMP/GMP phosphodiesterase translates to MLKETYKGYTELPRGGYLIDTTEGYLQIGSPPETIKDTMGFEKKSPLVFILPNKFFHVEKGISTAELEFPIYYNFFLRQKKTFIVCTEEQRKQLITVLKESLMGPENINLKSEFLNGEESFGFPDMKAEMAYFRGYKGLEDVVDFKVFDSENSVHFGDVAIIKLESGDFLIEDGDRKIEVPGEVGFNIKYDIGERPTEPFQAPIIGITCLGPSHGFDPEDNTSGFIIWLNHQGIMVDPPVNSTEWLRQSNVNPKLINHVILTHCHADHDAGTFQKILEENKITIHATETVMDSFLRKYSALTKIPKKELQELFHFQPIIIGKATMINGGEFNFHYALHSIPSVGFEFFFQDQSFMYTSDHLNEPEIHDKMYAQGILPESRWKFFKEFPWDRRIIYHEAGIPPLHTRVSYLASLPESIQEKITVYHIARKDMPTGTKLKLARFGIENTLYPEITPPKHIEAYNLLDVMTQIDIFHGFPIEKAKEFLLIVNEERYKRGDHIIRKGTPGDKFYIIASGNVKFEGLNQDGSEGVPVKRYGTYEYFGEASLVLDLPRAADVYAETDVLALTIEKNKFLQFIRNSDLKNNLTRLNEIRDSNSWKALAESRHFRGLTSHQITQLELIMTLHKVNAGSVLVKEKEFYGDAYIIRNGKVNVYQNGNLLAELTDGDFVGEIYNISKNFVSNYTFRAEVDTELYSIQQNDLIDYVKKNPGVYMRMNTVYS, encoded by the coding sequence ATGCTGAAAGAAACATACAAAGGTTATACGGAATTGCCTAGAGGAGGGTATCTCATCGATACCACCGAGGGATACCTTCAGATCGGCTCTCCGCCGGAAACGATCAAAGACACGATGGGGTTTGAAAAAAAATCCCCATTGGTCTTTATTCTTCCGAACAAATTCTTTCACGTAGAAAAGGGAATCAGCACGGCTGAGCTCGAATTCCCGATTTATTATAACTTCTTTCTCAGACAAAAAAAAACATTCATCGTCTGTACCGAAGAACAGAGAAAACAGCTCATCACCGTACTCAAAGAATCCTTGATGGGTCCGGAGAATATCAACTTAAAGAGTGAATTCTTAAATGGAGAAGAATCCTTCGGCTTTCCCGATATGAAAGCGGAGATGGCGTATTTCCGGGGATACAAAGGTCTGGAAGACGTCGTGGATTTCAAAGTATTCGATTCGGAAAACTCGGTCCACTTCGGCGACGTCGCAATCATCAAATTAGAATCCGGTGACTTTCTCATCGAAGACGGGGATCGGAAGATCGAAGTTCCCGGAGAAGTCGGATTCAATATCAAATACGATATCGGAGAACGACCGACCGAACCCTTCCAGGCTCCGATCATCGGAATCACTTGTCTCGGACCTTCTCACGGATTCGATCCAGAAGACAATACTTCCGGTTTTATCATCTGGTTGAATCATCAAGGAATCATGGTGGATCCTCCGGTGAATTCTACGGAGTGGTTACGTCAGTCGAACGTAAATCCGAAACTCATCAACCACGTCATTTTAACTCATTGTCATGCGGATCATGACGCGGGCACGTTCCAAAAGATCTTAGAAGAAAATAAAATCACCATTCACGCGACGGAAACCGTGATGGACAGTTTTTTGAGAAAGTATTCCGCGCTTACGAAAATTCCGAAAAAGGAATTGCAGGAACTCTTTCACTTCCAGCCGATCATCATTGGAAAGGCGACGATGATCAACGGCGGAGAATTCAATTTTCATTATGCACTTCATTCGATCCCATCGGTTGGTTTTGAATTCTTCTTTCAAGACCAATCTTTTATGTATACATCGGATCACTTGAACGAACCGGAAATTCACGATAAGATGTATGCACAAGGAATTCTTCCCGAATCCAGATGGAAGTTTTTTAAGGAATTTCCTTGGGATCGCAGAATCATTTATCACGAAGCGGGAATCCCTCCTTTACACACTCGAGTGAGTTATCTCGCTTCGCTTCCGGAATCGATTCAAGAAAAAATCACGGTCTATCATATCGCGAGAAAGGATATGCCGACGGGAACGAAACTCAAACTCGCTCGTTTCGGAATCGAGAATACGCTCTATCCGGAGATTACGCCTCCGAAACATATCGAGGCTTATAACCTTTTGGACGTGATGACTCAGATCGATATCTTCCACGGATTTCCGATCGAGAAGGCGAAGGAATTTTTACTCATCGTAAACGAAGAAAGATACAAACGCGGAGATCATATCATTCGCAAGGGAACACCGGGAGATAAGTTTTATATCATCGCATCCGGAAACGTAAAGTTCGAAGGGCTCAACCAGGACGGCTCGGAAGGAGTTCCCGTAAAAAGATACGGAACTTACGAATACTTCGGAGAAGCTTCTCTTGTGTTGGATCTCCCTAGAGCCGCGGACGTGTACGCGGAAACCGACGTTCTTGCCCTTACGATCGAAAAAAATAAGTTTTTACAATTCATTAGAAATTCGGACTTAAAGAATAACCTAACGCGTCTCAACGAAATTCGAGATTCTAATTCTTGGAAGGCGCTTGCCGAATCCAGACACTTTCGAGGACTGACCAGTCATCAGATCACTCAGTTGGAATTGATCATGACCTTGCATAAAGTGAACGCAGGTTCAGTGCTTGTGAAAGAAAAAGAATTTTACGGTGATGCCTATATCATTCGAAATGGAAAAGTAAACGTCTATCAGAACGGCAATTTACTCGCCGAACTTACGGACGGGGACTTCGTTGGAGAGATTTATAATATCTCCAAAAATTTTGTTTCGAATTATACATTTCGAGCTGAGGTGGATACGGAATTGTATTCCATTCAGCAGAATGACCTGATCGATTACGTAAAGAAGAATCCCGGCGTTTACATGAGAATGAACACTGTCTATTCGTAG
- a CDS encoding acyl-CoA dehydrogenase family protein gives MERVLQFTEEHEAFREMARKFFETEVAPHHESWEKVGIVPKEVWKKAGASGLLCPNIPSEYGGSDADFLYNVIIIEESAKVGNSGFFISLHNDVIAPYISTYANEEQKARWLPGCASGDSILAIAMTEPGAGSDLKSIRTTAVEKSDHYVVNGQKTFISNGQLANLVITAVKHDSGAMSLLMVEEGMKGFERGRRLEKIGLKAQDTSELYYNDVIVPKENLIGKQGQGFRYLMQKLATERLVLGLAAVEATALVQRITLQYIKERQAFGKKIGSFQHIKFKMAEMATELEMCRTFADKVTLETMAGRSDTAQASMVKWYSTEMQKRHTDECLQFFGGYGYMMEYPIARAYLDARIQTIYAGTTEIMKEIIGRSLGL, from the coding sequence ATGGAAAGAGTCCTACAATTCACGGAAGAACACGAAGCATTCCGTGAAATGGCGAGAAAGTTTTTCGAGACGGAAGTCGCTCCGCATCACGAATCCTGGGAAAAAGTCGGAATCGTTCCGAAAGAAGTTTGGAAAAAAGCAGGCGCAAGCGGCTTGCTCTGCCCGAATATTCCTTCCGAATACGGCGGATCCGACGCGGATTTCCTATACAATGTAATCATAATAGAGGAATCTGCGAAAGTAGGGAATAGCGGATTCTTCATTTCCTTACACAACGACGTGATTGCACCTTACATTTCGACTTATGCGAACGAAGAGCAAAAAGCCCGTTGGTTGCCCGGTTGTGCATCGGGAGATAGTATTCTTGCGATCGCGATGACCGAACCCGGAGCCGGTTCCGACCTAAAAAGTATCCGGACCACTGCTGTGGAAAAAAGCGATCACTACGTTGTAAACGGACAAAAAACGTTCATTTCCAACGGACAATTGGCAAATTTAGTGATAACGGCTGTTAAACATGATAGTGGCGCGATGTCCCTCCTGATGGTAGAAGAGGGAATGAAGGGCTTTGAAAGGGGAAGAAGACTCGAAAAAATTGGTTTAAAAGCTCAGGATACTTCGGAACTCTATTACAACGACGTAATCGTTCCGAAAGAAAACCTGATCGGCAAACAAGGACAAGGTTTTCGATATTTGATGCAGAAGTTGGCAACGGAGCGTTTGGTCCTCGGACTGGCCGCTGTAGAAGCGACTGCACTCGTTCAGAGGATTACTCTTCAGTACATCAAAGAGAGACAGGCGTTCGGTAAAAAGATCGGATCCTTTCAGCATATCAAGTTTAAGATGGCTGAGATGGCGACCGAACTGGAGATGTGCCGGACGTTTGCCGATAAGGTTACTCTGGAAACTATGGCCGGAAGATCGGATACAGCACAAGCCTCGATGGTAAAATGGTATTCGACGGAGATGCAAAAACGTCACACGGATGAATGTTTGCAGTTCTTCGGCGGTTATGGTTATATGATGGAGTATCCGATCGCCAGAGCGTATCTGGACGCGAGAATCCAGACAATTTACGCGGGAACGACGGAAATCATGAAAGAGATCATAGGAAGAAGCCTAGGTCTTTGA
- a CDS encoding Lsa36 family surface (lipo)protein, with protein MNTCRKSVRGRILPILILFIAGLVPAGSLFSQVTCTGQACTIIPSNITSQFNGLENEVRTKYLNEVVKSMADSALLTNINSSMMGPGTINRFQVGAGVSAAGTKNDDIQIQYAGINLPNLPNGGASISPSFMAGVNLGWLTANGPSDQDEEKRNFLHRINIYVHGFQGNLGQGDLRSATSSASNDYKFAGNFNSFGATVRFQLLKERYTRLDLFGFTGLSLGLGFHSKTEELSMGYSPTSIPKVSFGPATGRWDADFTMDYRAKTQSLPIDIRTGVRLFYILTIFAGAGMSQNTGSSNLNLLVSGPVTLTLDAAAAGLPLEFLKGYSASSTGNLSIRTHGDAKVKDSVNYLLGGVELNLAVFKLLVEGVVSEKFYSANVGVKFAL; from the coding sequence ATGAATACCTGCCGCAAATCAGTTAGAGGAAGAATTCTTCCTATTTTAATTCTTTTCATTGCCGGACTGGTTCCGGCGGGTTCTCTTTTCTCACAGGTGACTTGTACGGGCCAGGCTTGTACGATCATTCCGAGCAACATTACTTCTCAGTTCAACGGCCTCGAAAACGAAGTTCGAACAAAGTATCTAAACGAAGTGGTCAAGTCGATGGCAGACTCGGCACTTCTCACCAATATCAATTCGTCTATGATGGGGCCAGGAACGATCAATCGGTTCCAGGTGGGCGCCGGAGTTTCCGCGGCCGGAACGAAGAACGACGACATCCAGATTCAATATGCAGGGATCAATCTTCCAAATCTTCCGAATGGCGGCGCTTCGATCAGTCCTTCGTTTATGGCGGGAGTAAATTTGGGTTGGCTGACGGCGAACGGACCTTCCGATCAGGACGAGGAAAAAAGAAATTTCTTACATAGAATCAATATTTACGTTCATGGATTTCAAGGAAATTTAGGGCAAGGGGATTTGAGATCCGCAACTTCTTCCGCGTCGAACGATTATAAATTCGCGGGGAATTTTAATTCCTTTGGCGCGACGGTTCGTTTTCAACTTCTGAAAGAACGTTATACACGCTTGGATCTTTTCGGATTTACTGGATTGAGTTTGGGGCTCGGATTTCACAGCAAAACCGAGGAACTTTCTATGGGATATTCTCCGACTTCGATTCCGAAAGTTTCTTTCGGACCTGCGACCGGACGCTGGGACGCTGATTTCACCATGGATTATCGGGCTAAAACCCAATCTCTTCCGATCGATATCAGAACGGGAGTTCGTCTTTTTTACATTCTTACCATTTTTGCCGGAGCTGGGATGAGCCAGAACACAGGAAGCTCCAATCTGAATCTTCTTGTGTCGGGACCGGTAACGCTGACGTTAGACGCGGCCGCCGCGGGTTTACCACTGGAATTTTTGAAGGGATATTCTGCGTCTTCCACGGGAAATCTTTCCATTCGTACCCACGGGGATGCGAAAGTGAAAGATAGCGTGAACTATCTGCTCGGTGGGGTGGAACTCAATCTTGCCGTTTTTAAACTGTTGGTGGAAGGTGTCGTTTCCGAGAAATTTTATTCCGCAAATGTCGGCGTGAAATTCGCGCTTTAG
- a CDS encoding MFS transporter — protein sequence MNKLSFVLFFTVFIDMMGFSVIFPIFPETLKIFLAKSGDPVLDKFTDLTRILMEASGGDWSLFVALFGGIVASLYSLLQFAFAPIWGRISDRIGRKPILVFTSLGSFFGYAVWLFSGSFSLFVFSRVITGMMGGNISVASAAMADITSEKDRAKGMGLIGAGVGLGFIAGPPIGGLFAKVDLSFFELLFPEITLTAFPASALAATFVAFLNLLMILFWFRETLKKDPEAPKQKKTHPILGVFTSKNREVVLYSLLYFIFVFAFSGFEFSINFYLSQFLNYSPSEIGFTFVYIGLIIVLIQGGVFRRLSGKVKETRLVRAGSISLLLGFALLYFVSNSYQLFISLTFLSSGSALLHPSLSTLVSLVSGKEEQGTNLGMFRSLASLGRGLAPFAFCLIYFSKGPAVSFLTSGIICFCFLLLIWKLKQPGHAHPHTNE from the coding sequence ATGAATAAACTATCCTTCGTACTTTTTTTTACAGTCTTCATCGATATGATGGGGTTCTCCGTAATCTTTCCCATCTTTCCCGAAACACTCAAAATCTTTCTCGCAAAATCCGGAGACCCGGTCTTAGATAAATTCACAGATCTTACGAGAATTCTGATGGAAGCCTCCGGCGGCGATTGGTCTTTATTTGTGGCCCTCTTCGGAGGAATCGTCGCAAGTCTTTATTCTCTCTTACAATTTGCGTTTGCTCCAATCTGGGGAAGAATTTCGGATCGAATTGGAAGAAAACCGATTCTTGTTTTTACGAGTCTCGGAAGTTTTTTTGGTTACGCCGTTTGGCTTTTTTCGGGAAGTTTTTCTCTGTTCGTTTTTTCCAGAGTGATCACTGGAATGATGGGGGGAAACATTTCGGTCGCCTCCGCGGCTATGGCCGATATCACGAGCGAAAAAGACCGCGCCAAAGGAATGGGATTGATCGGAGCCGGAGTCGGCTTAGGCTTTATCGCAGGTCCACCGATCGGAGGACTTTTTGCAAAAGTGGACTTGAGTTTTTTTGAACTCCTGTTTCCGGAAATCACTCTGACTGCATTTCCAGCATCCGCGTTAGCGGCGACATTCGTGGCGTTCCTCAATCTTTTGATGATTCTTTTCTGGTTTAGAGAAACGTTAAAGAAAGATCCGGAGGCTCCGAAACAAAAGAAAACGCATCCGATATTAGGAGTTTTTACTTCTAAAAACAGGGAAGTCGTTTTGTATTCCCTTCTTTACTTTATCTTTGTTTTTGCATTTTCGGGATTTGAATTCTCGATTAATTTTTACCTGAGCCAATTTTTGAATTACTCTCCGAGCGAGATCGGTTTTACCTTTGTTTATATCGGCTTGATCATCGTTCTGATTCAGGGTGGTGTTTTCCGAAGACTTTCCGGTAAAGTAAAAGAAACCCGTCTCGTAAGAGCCGGTTCGATCTCCCTCTTGTTGGGTTTTGCACTTCTCTACTTTGTTTCCAATTCTTATCAGCTTTTTATCTCTCTTACATTTTTATCTTCTGGAAGCGCACTCCTCCACCCCTCTCTTTCCACGTTAGTCTCTTTAGTTTCGGGAAAAGAAGAACAGGGAACCAACTTGGGAATGTTTCGAAGTCTTGCTTCCTTGGGAAGAGGACTCGCTCCGTTTGCGTTTTGTCTGATTTACTTTAGCAAAGGACCTGCGGTCTCTTTTCTCACTTCGGGAATCATTTGTTTTTGTTTTCTTCTTCTGATTTGGAAATTAAAACAGCCGGGACACGCTCATCCGCACACAAACGAATAA
- a CDS encoding phasin-related domain-containing protein → MEKLLMDILNAGIALFQNGEGKIKQSLAELDKIYQELREKGEANQSFKANQVRELLNKTVQDATDILSKGGEGRQEALAKLQENFIRLSAEVESSIPEQFKATARTTLDELKQLLSRKQ, encoded by the coding sequence TTGGAAAAACTACTGATGGACATTCTAAACGCGGGAATCGCGTTGTTTCAAAACGGAGAAGGAAAAATCAAACAATCCTTAGCCGAACTCGATAAAATCTACCAAGAACTCAGAGAAAAGGGAGAAGCGAATCAGAGCTTCAAAGCAAACCAGGTTCGCGAACTCCTCAACAAAACGGTTCAGGATGCGACCGACATTCTTTCCAAAGGCGGAGAAGGACGACAAGAAGCGCTCGCAAAACTTCAGGAGAATTTTATCCGTCTTTCCGCAGAAGTCGAATCTTCTATCCCGGAACAATTCAAGGCGACTGCAAGAACAACTCTGGACGAATTAAAACAGCTCTTGAGTAGAAAACAATAA
- a CDS encoding bifunctional nuclease family protein: MDLVEAKISDISLTNVGFAVFLKTKDDSDSRVVPIFIGPLETHSITSVLDGTKPPRPMTHDLMTVLLTTLNVSIVKISIEEIIDNTFYAKITLRKDEDVIILDARPSDSIALALRANAPIYLAKKVIEEAGIEMKDEEIPGESIAREKISQLPKTQLEILQESLNNALKTEDYESAARIRDQIKKLIENS; encoded by the coding sequence ATGGATCTCGTAGAAGCAAAAATTTCAGATATTTCCCTGACAAACGTTGGGTTCGCGGTTTTTTTAAAAACGAAGGATGATTCCGATTCCAGAGTAGTTCCGATTTTTATCGGGCCCTTGGAAACACATTCCATCACTTCGGTTTTGGACGGGACCAAACCTCCGAGACCCATGACCCACGATTTGATGACCGTTCTCCTCACGACTCTGAACGTAAGCATCGTGAAAATTTCGATCGAAGAAATCATAGACAATACCTTTTACGCAAAAATCACTCTTAGAAAAGACGAGGACGTGATCATCTTGGACGCAAGACCGAGCGACTCGATCGCCCTCGCCCTTCGTGCGAATGCTCCGATCTATCTCGCAAAAAAAGTAATCGAAGAGGCCGGAATCGAAATGAAAGACGAAGAGATTCCGGGAGAATCGATCGCGAGAGAAAAGATTTCTCAGCTTCCGAAAACCCAACTAGAAATTCTTCAAGAATCCTTAAACAACGCTCTCAAGACCGAGGATTACGAAAGCGCGGCGAGAATACGCGACCAGATCAAAAAGTTGATCGAAAATTCTTAA
- a CDS encoding alpha/beta hydrolase, which yields MAELLEKKPSTRKRRGKSGLNVSPDDIFIFPVPDYTYKFLEKVWSAFVNKLVALTFTNNQPMFNYAVFEAIQDKNLKIVSSATHFKMKEIATRIGLKDIQEFINRALPVSIQDQDNLSANFIREAIISVETKKRPEVVFSSLKDEKIHPNLRHLLSGTMNYAAGIPLFVKGNPIGMIWGIRRDRMTDEQREEVREQLSSLYDVVDFVVAREMDNKADPYIAKKNIEKADLHSYAKHLYYTRTSGQVHPVTSIIFDCHTYNCSYRLDASYIIPSSNGFSVSLKRFEPEKTNDTGKILLLIPGFFCRRSVMDKVAREMALKYGYRVFSMDMRGRSRQTLPYNGIKEGWTIDDFIQEDFPAVLNWIRESFPKEKIVVMGHSMGGMIPRYYASAYETFVAKYPQTKVPLPDPKEAISGIISVTSPNFVSVGTNIPGMNAIKTGLSLLPTKSISDFIFDLTTFSLQSTLPTVDLNKFFKFLLGLHSSLRTVSFELSTKVVNLRDFVGYRQISPPEWYFLIEDIFCEESTKVILQFIRSQLSKDHAFFSFDGSINYTELQKNFELPIYSVLGTLDKIVPVDSVEEELKALPSKNNQIVKFDQGHLGILFHMPTVREMCAGFHDWIQKLD from the coding sequence ATGGCTGAACTCTTGGAAAAAAAACCTTCTACTCGGAAGAGAAGAGGGAAAAGCGGACTTAACGTTTCTCCCGATGATATTTTTATTTTTCCGGTCCCGGATTATACCTATAAGTTTTTGGAAAAAGTCTGGTCCGCTTTTGTGAATAAGCTCGTCGCATTGACTTTCACGAACAACCAACCGATGTTCAACTACGCAGTCTTCGAGGCGATCCAAGATAAGAATCTAAAGATCGTAAGTTCGGCGACTCACTTCAAAATGAAGGAGATCGCAACTCGAATCGGACTCAAAGATATTCAAGAATTTATTAACCGAGCCCTCCCTGTTTCGATCCAAGATCAGGACAACCTTTCCGCCAATTTTATCCGGGAAGCCATCATCTCCGTTGAAACCAAAAAACGCCCCGAAGTCGTCTTTAGCAGTTTGAAAGACGAGAAGATTCATCCGAACTTAAGACATCTTCTTTCGGGAACCATGAATTATGCCGCGGGAATTCCTCTCTTCGTCAAAGGAAATCCGATCGGTATGATCTGGGGAATTCGTCGCGACAGAATGACGGACGAACAAAGAGAAGAAGTCAGAGAACAACTCAGTTCCCTCTACGACGTCGTCGACTTCGTCGTCGCAAGAGAAATGGACAACAAAGCCGATCCTTATATCGCAAAGAAGAATATTGAAAAAGCGGACCTTCATTCTTATGCAAAACATCTCTATTATACGAGAACTTCCGGTCAGGTTCATCCGGTAACTTCGATCATCTTCGACTGTCATACTTACAACTGTTCGTATCGTCTGGACGCGAGTTATATCATTCCGTCTAGCAACGGTTTTTCGGTGAGTCTAAAACGTTTCGAGCCGGAAAAAACAAACGACACGGGAAAAATTCTTCTCTTAATCCCCGGTTTTTTCTGTAGAAGATCGGTGATGGACAAGGTGGCGAGAGAGATGGCTCTCAAATACGGCTATCGTGTCTTCTCGATGGACATGCGCGGTCGTTCCAGACAAACTCTTCCTTATAACGGAATCAAGGAAGGTTGGACGATCGACGACTTCATCCAAGAGGATTTTCCTGCGGTCCTAAATTGGATCCGTGAAAGTTTTCCCAAAGAAAAAATCGTCGTGATGGGACACAGTATGGGAGGAATGATTCCTCGTTACTACGCATCCGCCTATGAAACCTTTGTCGCAAAGTATCCTCAGACCAAGGTTCCTCTTCCCGATCCGAAAGAAGCGATCTCCGGAATCATCTCGGTCACTTCTCCGAACTTCGTTTCGGTTGGAACGAACATTCCCGGGATGAACGCGATCAAAACGGGACTCAGCCTTCTTCCCACAAAATCGATTTCCGATTTTATCTTTGATCTGACCACATTCTCCCTTCAATCCACGCTTCCAACTGTGGACTTGAATAAGTTCTTTAAATTTCTCTTAGGACTCCATTCTTCCTTAAGAACCGTTTCTTTCGAACTGAGTACCAAAGTTGTAAACCTCAGGGACTTCGTAGGTTACAGACAAATCTCTCCTCCGGAATGGTATTTTCTCATCGAGGATATTTTTTGCGAAGAATCGACGAAGGTCATTCTCCAATTCATCCGTTCTCAATTGAGTAAGGATCACGCTTTCTTTTCTTTCGACGGTTCGATCAATTACACTGAGCTTCAGAAAAATTTCGAACTTCCGATTTATTCCGTTTTAGGAACCTTGGACAAGATCGTCCCCGTGGATTCCGTCGAAGAAGAATTAAAAGCCCTTCCTTCCAAGAACAATCAAATCGTAAAATTCGATCAGGGACATTTGGGAATTCTATTCCACATGCCGACGGTTCGAGAAATGTGCGCCGGCTTTCACGATTGGATTCAGAAACTGGATTAA
- a CDS encoding LIC_11959 family protein yields MVSILFFVCISGVSAQEVHRAATTYRSSISFDEKRIADIKESLNTQSPNFPETIKLFFQELKGNYAVFYDWNGETVYYKYRINKFDKSRARLVRKLAEGAAYEVRGRWEGMIVYQVSTIPLFKKASEVTLEEKKGRFSIPVFDLGDFRELALDEIIF; encoded by the coding sequence ATCGTTTCGATCCTCTTTTTTGTTTGTATCTCCGGCGTTTCTGCGCAAGAAGTTCACAGAGCGGCTACGACGTATCGAAGTTCGATTTCTTTCGATGAAAAAAGGATCGCAGACATTAAAGAATCCTTAAATACTCAGTCGCCTAACTTCCCCGAGACGATTAAGTTATTCTTTCAAGAACTAAAAGGAAATTATGCGGTCTTTTACGACTGGAACGGGGAAACGGTATATTACAAATATAGAATTAATAAATTCGACAAGTCACGTGCCAGATTGGTTCGAAAACTTGCGGAAGGCGCGGCCTACGAAGTAAGAGGAAGATGGGAAGGTATGATCGTCTATCAGGTTTCCACAATTCCACTTTTTAAAAAAGCCTCCGAAGTCACGCTCGAGGAAAAAAAAGGAAGATTCTCCATCCCGGTTTTTGATCTGGGAGATTTTAGAGAACTCGCTCTGGATGAAATTATCTTTTAA